The Grimontia kaedaensis genome has a window encoding:
- a CDS encoding GGDEF domain-containing protein, with product MQKTLKNLFLFLVIFAGAAHASVEKTQSFEKTLNGVQSILYSVPIKARALLSELEKVELKQNQPLPLLVRYYLQKSTVDLLLNDPESAVTAANTGIELAKNDPLLKADLYLMQLRLGQARILKGEEALVLDQLDKLLAESKTLNDPSVTAEILLVKGEAYKAQNDYDVSMAALMSSLEAAKTTQDALLVERIASSLGGILVQLNGFDKASLLLDQSYQFFRERKMSFNQLLVKLDMAELAKKQGDKKQALLEYKQALQIAQVLGDGSHRFRINLQIADLLLQSGDTKSMARYLKQTDALRERETIRYYISKYNYLKANKSLLNENYQAAIDLVTPLITGQADLSRLYRTEIELYLVASKAHFGLEDYKNAYLTLLDYQNRFNNFSADEQVDNLERQQMLFNLEKLKAENQHLSWNNVLQTLELKTNEDKVEYLNVLVVAGVVATVIATMAALWINRRRVRWGKIANTDSLTGLYNRRYLSTQLDKLKTEMESDGSPVSCLLLDVDHFKKVNDTYGHPVGDKVLTGIAELFKNDLRRNDVCSRVGGEEFMLLLPNSQLEQAQLIAEDLRTRISELSFTTEQGDEFNVTASFGVTAVDASQSLSDIYSDVDKLLYRAKQNGRNRVESSGQNNTDSNAEQTAETAASLADKFSRLGRGMRRLKFRFAQHFS from the coding sequence ATGCAAAAAACGCTTAAAAACCTCTTTTTATTTCTCGTCATTTTCGCCGGAGCAGCACATGCTTCCGTTGAAAAAACGCAGTCATTCGAGAAAACTCTTAATGGCGTCCAATCCATTCTTTATTCTGTTCCAATTAAAGCCCGGGCCTTGCTCAGCGAATTGGAAAAAGTAGAACTGAAACAGAACCAGCCTTTACCTCTTTTAGTTCGGTACTATCTGCAGAAATCCACCGTTGATCTTTTACTGAACGATCCTGAAAGCGCTGTCACAGCAGCAAACACCGGTATCGAACTGGCGAAAAATGACCCGCTTTTAAAAGCGGATCTGTACCTGATGCAACTTCGATTGGGACAAGCTCGAATTCTTAAGGGAGAAGAAGCACTGGTGCTTGACCAGTTGGATAAACTGCTGGCGGAATCGAAAACCCTCAACGATCCTTCAGTCACCGCAGAAATCCTGCTTGTGAAAGGTGAGGCGTACAAAGCGCAGAACGATTACGACGTTTCTATGGCGGCTCTAATGAGCTCATTAGAAGCAGCAAAGACCACACAAGACGCCCTTTTAGTTGAACGTATTGCTTCCAGTCTGGGTGGTATTTTGGTTCAGTTGAATGGTTTCGATAAAGCATCGCTATTACTAGACCAGTCTTATCAGTTCTTCCGTGAACGTAAGATGTCGTTTAACCAACTGCTGGTTAAACTCGACATGGCCGAGCTGGCTAAAAAGCAAGGCGATAAAAAGCAAGCCCTGCTCGAATACAAACAAGCGTTACAGATTGCTCAAGTGCTAGGTGATGGTTCTCACCGTTTCCGCATTAACCTTCAGATTGCTGATCTCCTGCTGCAATCCGGTGACACAAAAAGCATGGCGCGCTATCTCAAACAAACTGATGCTTTGCGTGAACGTGAAACCATTCGCTACTACATCAGTAAGTACAATTACCTGAAAGCCAACAAAAGCTTGTTGAATGAGAATTACCAAGCTGCCATTGATTTGGTCACGCCTCTCATTACTGGACAAGCTGACCTTTCGCGCCTTTACCGCACAGAAATTGAGTTGTACCTGGTTGCTTCCAAAGCACACTTTGGACTTGAAGATTACAAGAACGCATATCTGACTCTGTTGGATTACCAAAACCGATTTAACAATTTCAGCGCAGACGAGCAGGTAGACAATCTGGAACGCCAACAGATGCTGTTCAATCTGGAAAAGCTCAAAGCAGAAAACCAACACCTGAGCTGGAACAATGTGCTGCAAACGCTTGAACTGAAAACCAACGAAGACAAAGTGGAATACCTTAACGTGCTGGTTGTGGCAGGTGTTGTCGCCACTGTCATCGCAACGATGGCTGCCCTTTGGATTAACCGCCGTCGCGTCCGTTGGGGCAAGATCGCGAATACTGACAGCTTGACTGGCCTCTACAATCGCCGCTATCTCAGCACCCAACTTGATAAGTTGAAGACTGAGATGGAGAGCGACGGCAGCCCAGTTAGCTGCTTGCTGCTTGATGTCGATCACTTCAAAAAAGTGAACGATACCTATGGGCATCCAGTTGGCGATAAGGTGCTGACTGGCATTGCGGAATTGTTCAAGAACGATCTGCGCCGGAATGATGTGTGTTCACGTGTTGGCGGTGAAGAGTTCATGCTTTTGCTCCCTAACAGCCAACTCGAACAAGCTCAGTTGATCGCAGAAGATTTACGAACACGTATCAGTGAACTCTCTTTCACGACGGAGCAAGGTGACGAGTTTAACGTCACTGCCAGCTTTGGTGTGACAGCAGTAGACGCTAGTCAGTCACTGTCTGACATATACAGTGACGTGGACAAGCTTCTTTACCGCGCCAAGCAAAATGGACGGAACCGTGTGGAAAGTAGTGGTCAAAACAATACAGATAGCAACGCAGAGCAAACAGCGGAAACTGCTGCATCTTTGGCGGATAAATTTTCCAGACTGGGTAGAGGCATGCGCCGACTAAAATTCCGCTTTGCTCAGCATTTCTCGTGA